The Streptomyces sp. Mut1 genome window below encodes:
- the orn gene encoding oligoribonuclease codes for MNDRMVWIDCEMTGLSLTEDALIEVAALVTDSELNVLGEGVDIVIRPPDAALETMPEVVRQMHTASGLLDELAGGTTLADAQEQVLAYVREHVKEPGKAPLCGNSVGTDRGFLARDMPLLEGYLHYRIVDVSSVKELARRWFPRAYFNSPEKNGNHRALADIRDSITELRYYREAVFVPQPGPDSERAKGIAARLSQPSA; via the coding sequence ATGAACGACCGCATGGTGTGGATCGACTGCGAGATGACCGGGCTCTCGTTGACGGAAGACGCACTCATCGAGGTGGCCGCACTGGTCACCGACTCGGAGTTGAACGTGCTCGGCGAAGGGGTGGACATCGTGATCCGCCCGCCGGACGCGGCACTGGAGACCATGCCCGAGGTGGTGCGGCAGATGCACACCGCCTCGGGCCTCCTGGACGAGCTGGCCGGCGGCACCACGCTGGCCGACGCCCAGGAGCAGGTCCTCGCCTACGTCCGCGAGCACGTGAAGGAGCCCGGCAAGGCGCCGCTCTGCGGCAACTCGGTGGGCACCGACCGCGGCTTCCTCGCCCGCGACATGCCGCTGCTGGAGGGCTACCTCCACTACCGGATCGTGGACGTCTCCTCGGTCAAGGAGCTGGCCCGCCGCTGGTTCCCGAGGGCGTACTTCAACAGCCCGGAGAAGAACGGCAACCACCGGGCCCTCGCCGACATCCGCGACTCCATCACGGAGCTGCGGTACTACCGCGAGGCGGTCTTCGTGCCCCAGCCCGGCCCGGACTCCGAGCGGGCGAAGGGGATCGCGGCGCGCCTGTCGCAGCCCTCCGCCTGA
- a CDS encoding FMN-binding glutamate synthase family protein, protein MRARSIGTAAAAALALVAARDLVQKKHALLRNFPVIGHARYLLERIGPELRQYVVTSNEEERPFSRDQRTWIYASAKEENNYFGFGTDMDVEHVQGHAYVKQRTFAGPLPDLHDPQAPLPSAKVLGGPRGRAKAFRPASVVNISAMSFGSLSGAAVTALNKGAALAGALQNTGEGGLSPYHRNGGDLILQIGTSYFGCRNEDGTFSLDKLKGVVAGAPVKAIEIKLSQGAKPGLGGLLPGAKVTPEIAEIRGIPAGEDCASPSRHTAFHDVDSMLDFVELIADATGLPVGIKSAVGEMSFWEELATLMARGDRGVDFVTVDGGEGGTGAAPLIFSDSVSLPFRMGFSRVYGTFAERGLTDDITFIGSGKLGLPENAVVAFALGVDMINVAREAMLSIGCIQAQKCHTDKCPTGIATQDPWLVRGVDAPSKATRAAVYLRTLRKELLKISGAVGVAHPALITTGDIEIMNGDYEARVLAGVYGYKDGWGELGPDLAQEITALLTAEPAAPDEAGTDV, encoded by the coding sequence ATGCGCGCCCGGAGTATCGGCACGGCCGCAGCGGCGGCACTGGCGCTGGTGGCAGCCCGCGACCTCGTGCAGAAGAAGCACGCGCTGCTCAGGAACTTTCCCGTGATCGGCCACGCCCGGTATCTGCTGGAGAGGATCGGGCCGGAGCTGCGGCAGTACGTCGTGACCTCCAACGAGGAGGAGCGCCCCTTCAGCCGCGACCAGCGCACCTGGATCTACGCCTCCGCGAAGGAGGAGAACAACTACTTCGGCTTCGGCACGGACATGGACGTGGAGCATGTGCAGGGCCACGCGTATGTGAAGCAGCGCACATTCGCCGGCCCGCTGCCCGACCTCCACGACCCGCAGGCCCCGCTGCCCTCGGCCAAGGTGCTGGGCGGTCCGCGCGGGCGGGCCAAGGCGTTCCGTCCGGCGAGCGTGGTGAACATCTCCGCGATGAGCTTCGGCTCGCTGTCGGGCGCGGCCGTCACGGCTCTGAACAAGGGCGCGGCACTGGCCGGCGCCCTGCAGAACACCGGCGAGGGCGGCCTCTCCCCGTACCACCGCAACGGCGGCGACCTGATCCTCCAGATCGGCACCTCGTACTTCGGCTGCCGCAACGAGGACGGCACCTTCAGCCTCGACAAGCTCAAGGGCGTGGTCGCGGGCGCCCCGGTCAAGGCGATAGAGATCAAGCTCTCGCAGGGCGCGAAGCCGGGGCTCGGCGGGCTGCTGCCGGGTGCGAAGGTCACCCCCGAGATCGCCGAGATCCGGGGCATCCCGGCCGGCGAGGACTGCGCCTCCCCCTCTCGGCACACCGCCTTCCACGACGTCGACTCGATGCTCGACTTCGTCGAACTGATCGCCGACGCGACCGGGCTGCCGGTCGGGATCAAGAGCGCTGTCGGGGAGATGAGCTTCTGGGAGGAGCTGGCCACCCTGATGGCGCGGGGTGATCGCGGGGTCGACTTCGTGACCGTCGACGGAGGCGAGGGCGGCACCGGCGCGGCACCCCTCATCTTCTCCGACTCGGTGTCGCTGCCGTTCCGGATGGGCTTCTCCCGCGTCTACGGCACGTTCGCCGAGCGGGGCCTGACGGACGACATCACCTTCATCGGTTCCGGCAAGCTCGGCCTGCCCGAGAACGCCGTCGTCGCGTTCGCCCTGGGTGTCGACATGATCAACGTCGCCCGTGAGGCGATGCTGTCCATCGGCTGCATCCAGGCGCAGAAGTGCCACACCGACAAGTGCCCCACCGGCATCGCCACCCAGGACCCGTGGCTGGTGCGCGGCGTCGACGCCCCCTCGAAGGCCACCCGCGCCGCCGTCTACCTGCGCACCCTGCGCAAGGAGCTGCTGAAGATCTCGGGCGCTGTGGGTGTCGCCCACCCGGCGCTCATCACCACCGGCGACATTGAGATCATGAACGGCGACTACGAGGCCCGCGTCCTGGCGGGCGTCTACGGCTACAAGGACGGCTGGGGCGAGCTCGGCCCGGACCTCGCCCAGGAGATCACCGCACTCCTCACGGCCGAACCGGCCGCTCCCGACGAGGCCGGTACCGACGTGTGA
- a CDS encoding MFS transporter, translating to MSVDVLSPARSAVPKKILFPLLLVPMFLGGVDSTLFNSVAYDLPVLTDSWRLWFIDGYTIALAASVVLGSRLGARLGPGVTLAVGLLVFAIAGAAPALLGSPEAWTVTRFVQGFGYALIVSSVASVIGGLPHTAERTLGYSLWITTYSIGAGTGPLIGRAFVDMGAYTLLFWLPAAVAVVCGVLATLMLRGIDLGQAVSAKIDVVSSALALLGFGLFVAGLQSHGGVLGRVLATVAGCVILGVFCVRQLSSRDPLIDVRMLPFSRLGACSLSLVVGSACYTGSVFLFSAQADSLLSVLPISVLALWVSLGGFTFHRLQSRFSPVHMLQVSLAACAVGLVTAAFVGLWPASFLIGLGVGVSMASGDAYLLGSVPPKDVARAAALQETSLAVGAALGVAGFGGIFAATGSVAATAVIAAVLVTVTVWALRHNRGVLTA from the coding sequence ATGTCCGTTGATGTCCTTTCTCCGGCGCGGTCCGCCGTGCCCAAGAAAATACTTTTCCCGCTGCTCCTGGTCCCGATGTTCCTCGGCGGTGTGGACTCGACCCTGTTCAACTCCGTCGCCTACGACCTGCCGGTGCTCACCGACTCGTGGCGGCTCTGGTTCATCGACGGGTACACGATCGCGCTCGCCGCGAGTGTCGTCCTCGGGTCGCGTCTGGGCGCACGCCTGGGCCCGGGCGTGACGTTGGCGGTCGGGCTCCTCGTCTTCGCGATCGCGGGCGCCGCTCCCGCACTGCTCGGTTCACCGGAGGCATGGACGGTGACCCGGTTCGTACAGGGCTTCGGCTACGCGCTGATCGTCTCCAGCGTCGCCTCGGTCATCGGCGGGCTGCCGCACACCGCGGAACGCACCCTGGGCTACTCCCTGTGGATCACCACGTACAGCATCGGCGCTGGTACTGGGCCCCTGATCGGCCGGGCGTTCGTCGACATGGGCGCCTACACCCTGCTGTTCTGGCTGCCGGCGGCGGTCGCCGTGGTGTGCGGAGTGCTCGCGACCCTGATGCTGCGCGGAATCGATCTGGGGCAGGCCGTGTCGGCCAAGATCGACGTCGTCTCCTCGGCCCTGGCACTTCTTGGCTTCGGGCTCTTCGTGGCAGGTCTGCAGAGTCACGGCGGAGTCCTCGGACGGGTCCTGGCGACGGTCGCCGGCTGCGTCATCCTGGGCGTGTTCTGCGTGCGTCAACTTAGCTCGCGGGACCCGCTCATCGATGTGCGCATGCTCCCCTTCTCCCGGCTGGGCGCGTGTTCGCTCTCGCTCGTCGTCGGCTCGGCGTGCTACACCGGATCGGTCTTCCTCTTCAGCGCGCAGGCGGATTCGCTGTTGTCCGTCCTGCCGATCTCGGTTCTGGCGCTGTGGGTCTCGCTCGGAGGATTCACCTTCCACCGGTTGCAGTCCCGGTTCTCTCCCGTGCACATGCTTCAGGTCAGCCTGGCCGCGTGCGCTGTCGGTCTGGTGACGGCGGCCTTCGTCGGACTGTGGCCGGCCAGTTTCCTGATCGGCCTGGGGGTGGGGGTCTCGATGGCATCCGGAGACGCGTACCTGCTCGGAAGCGTGCCGCCCAAGGACGTCGCACGGGCTGCGGCTCTCCAGGAGACGAGCCTCGCCGTGGGTGCGGCTCTCGGTGTGGCCGGATTCGGTGGGATCTTCGCCGCCACCGGCTCGGTCGCGGCGACGGCCGTCATCGCAGCGGTTCTCGTCACCGTCACCGTGTGGGCCCTCCGTCACAACCGCGGAGTCCTCACGGCGTAG